CGGTTTACACCAGCTATGCTGTTCTCAATCGGACTTGTATCGTTCTTTATTTCGGGAGGTTTGACGGGTATTATCCTGGGTAACTCAGCTCTGGATATTCAATTGCACGATACGTATTTCGTAGTGGCTCACTTCCACCTGGTAATGGGTGCTGCTTCTGCATTCGGTCTGTTAGCTGGGGTTTATCACTGGTTCCCAAAAATGTTTGGCCGTATGTTGAACGAGAAGCTTGGCTATGTTCACTTCTGGCTGACCTTTATTGGTATCTATCTGGTATTCTTCCCAATGCACTACATCGGGATTTCAGGGTTCCCGCGTCGGTATTATGCCTTTACAAGCTATGATTTCACGAAGAACATCTTCGCTGATATGAACAGCTTCATTAGCCTTGCTGCTATCTTTACGTTTACAGCCCAGTGGATTTTCATCTGGAACTTCGTGTATAGCATGTTTAAAGGTCGGAAGGCTCCGCAGAATCCATGGAAATCCAACACATTAGAATGGACGGCGCCAATTAATCCTGGACATGGAAACTGGCCTGGTGAAATTCCTGCTGTTTATCGTTGGGCCTATGATTATAGTAAGCCAGGCGCTAAGGATGATTTCATTCCCCAAAACGTGCCTTACTCACAAACTCCAGAATCAAACCTGCCTCATGAAAATGAGTTGATTGGCCTGGAGAAAGAAATTGAGGCACAAAATCTGAATGACCAGTTCAACCAGCCTCATTAATAAACAGGAACAGCGCTTCCAGAGTCTGGCCCTACTGACAATTGTTGCCATTTATCTGGTCATTTTGGCCGGTGGTATTGTTAGAGGGACTGGCTCTGGAATGGGCTGTCCAGACTGGCCGAAATGTTTTGGCCGTTGGATTCCCCCAACCGAAATTTCCCAGCTTCCGGCTAACTATCAGGAGATATACGGGGCCAAGTTGAAAGGGGAGGTTGAATTCAATCCCGTAAAGACCTGGATCGAGTATGTGAACCGTTTGGTTGGTGTCCTAGCTGGCTTCTTGGTTTTCGCCACCTTATTGACATCACTTTCATTTTGGCAAAAAGATAAAGCCATTGTTTGGGGAAGCTTTACGGCTTTCTTCCTAATTGGCCTGAACGGATGGCTAGGGTCTAAAGTAGTATCGACGGAGCTGGCCCAGTACATGATTACCATTCATATGCTGCTGGCTATTTTAGTTGTTTTTGCCCTACTTTTTGTATGGGTTCGTTCTCGAGCTGCTCAAGTAGTCGTTAATATAGCACAACAAAAAGAAGTTGGATTACGCTGGTTGGCACTAGGGTTGACTATTATAACAATCGGACAGATTGTATTAGGAACTGAGGTAAGAGAAGCGCTGGACCTTGTTGTTAAAAAACTGGGTTATGTTCAACGCCAAAATTGGATCAGTAGCCTGGATTGGCGCTTTTATGTGCATCGTTCGTTTTCGCTGGTAGTATTGACCGGGCATTTAACCCTAATTTATCAGCTACGTAAGTTGGGCAAATTCAAAAATTTGACCTGGGTAGTGAACGGTTTACTTGCTTGTCTTCTATTAGAAATAGGGACAGGCGTTGTTATGGCTTATTTGAATGTGCCAGCCGTGGCTCAGCCAATTCATTTATTGTTGGCTATTCTTTTGGTCGGCTTACAGTTTATTGCAGTACTCGCATTAACACCAGGTATTAGTTTACCAAAGACTGTTAAGCGAAATATGGAAGTAGCCCATGCTTGATACGGAGAGATTAGTAACGATAGGTGCGTTTAGTGATAAGGCGAAGGCATACGTTGAATTAATAAAGTTAAAGCTAACGCTGGCCGTTGTTTTCTCGGGAGTGTTTGGCTATTGCTTAGCGAGCGATCAGGTCAATTGGCTAAAGCTTATCCTATTAGTTATTGCCTCTATCGCTATAACCGGCTCGGCAAATATTATCAATCAGATAATCGAGAAAGATTCAGATAAGCTGATGAAGCGTACCTCAGTGCGGCCCTTGCCAACAGGACGGCTGACGGTGCGAGAAGCGGCAACCTTTGCGTTTGTCTTATTTGCAATTGGCTGCTATCTATTCGTAGAAGTTTTTAATATACGGGCAGCAGCGTTGGCTGTTTTATCATTGCTGCTCTATGGGTTTGTTTACACTCCGCTCAAGCGGAAAGGGCAAATTGCCGTATTTGTAGGTGCCTTACCTGGTGCTTTTCCTCCAATGATTGGCTGGGTGGCTGCAACAAACCATTTTGGCTGGGCTCCTGGCATTCTGTTTGCAATTCAATTTTTCTGGCAATTTCCGCATTTCTGGGCAATTGGCTGGCTTGCCTTCGATCAATACAAGAAAGCAGGTATACAGATGATGCCTGGTGATGGTAAAACAACCGAAACAGCGTTTCGTATTATGATTTATACGCTGTTTTTAGTCCCAATTGGTTGGCTACCGTATTTTCTGGGAATGACAGGCATTAATTCGGCATTAGTAGCCATGTTTGGTGGAATCTTGTTTTTGGCGCAAACGTTCCATTTAATGAGAACCTGTACGGATAAGGCAGCCCTGCAAATGATGTTTGGCTCATTGCTTTATCTGCCTATCGTGCAGATTGTGTATCTGTTAGATAAAGTGTAACAACAAATCATGAGCGAATTAGTAAATAACATAACCTTAGTTGAAGAGCCGGAAGAAACGCTCTCGATGAATCCCCGTAAATTCATCTTATGGTTATTCATTGTTAGTATTATTATGCTCTTTGCCGCTATGACCAGCGCGTATCTGGTACGCAGAGCAGAAGGGAACTGGCTGGAGTATGCTATACCGTCTATTTTTTATTATAGTTCGGTCGTACTGGTAATTAGTAGTTTAACTATGCACTGGGCTTACTTGTCTGCAAAAAAAGACAACTTTGACAATCTGAAAATTGCGATAACTATTACTTTTGTGCTTGGGGCGATTTTTTTGTACATGCAGTTCCTGGGATGGGTTGATCTGGTCAATGAAAACGTATTTTTCGTTGGTAATCCTGCAGGTTCATTCATGTACATCTTTACAGGATTACATGGTTTCCACCTTATCTCTGGTATTATCGTACTGGTGTTTGCGCTGGTAGCTGCGTTCCGACTCCGAATCCATGCCAAGAGCCTGAATCAAATTGAGATTGCGGCAACGTATTGGCATTTCTTAGATATTTTGTGGTTGTATTTGTTTTTCTTTTTAGTCTATTTTCATTGATAATCTCTTAGACGCATGGCGGCTACTGTAACACACGATACCCTAACAACCGACTCGGACGCTATTTTCGATAAGAAAACCTGGATGGGTGGTGTTGAACCAATGA
This window of the Spirosoma aerolatum genome carries:
- the cyoE gene encoding heme o synthase, which encodes MLDTERLVTIGAFSDKAKAYVELIKLKLTLAVVFSGVFGYCLASDQVNWLKLILLVIASIAITGSANIINQIIEKDSDKLMKRTSVRPLPTGRLTVREAATFAFVLFAIGCYLFVEVFNIRAAALAVLSLLLYGFVYTPLKRKGQIAVFVGALPGAFPPMIGWVAATNHFGWAPGILFAIQFFWQFPHFWAIGWLAFDQYKKAGIQMMPGDGKTTETAFRIMIYTLFLVPIGWLPYFLGMTGINSALVAMFGGILFLAQTFHLMRTCTDKAALQMMFGSLLYLPIVQIVYLLDKV
- a CDS encoding COX15/CtaA family protein, translating into MTSSTSLINKQEQRFQSLALLTIVAIYLVILAGGIVRGTGSGMGCPDWPKCFGRWIPPTEISQLPANYQEIYGAKLKGEVEFNPVKTWIEYVNRLVGVLAGFLVFATLLTSLSFWQKDKAIVWGSFTAFFLIGLNGWLGSKVVSTELAQYMITIHMLLAILVVFALLFVWVRSRAAQVVVNIAQQKEVGLRWLALGLTIITIGQIVLGTEVREALDLVVKKLGYVQRQNWISSLDWRFYVHRSFSLVVLTGHLTLIYQLRKLGKFKNLTWVVNGLLACLLLEIGTGVVMAYLNVPAVAQPIHLLLAILLVGLQFIAVLALTPGISLPKTVKRNMEVAHA
- a CDS encoding cytochrome c oxidase subunit 3 translates to MSELVNNITLVEEPEETLSMNPRKFILWLFIVSIIMLFAAMTSAYLVRRAEGNWLEYAIPSIFYYSSVVLVISSLTMHWAYLSAKKDNFDNLKIAITITFVLGAIFLYMQFLGWVDLVNENVFFVGNPAGSFMYIFTGLHGFHLISGIIVLVFALVAAFRLRIHAKSLNQIEIAATYWHFLDILWLYLFFFLVYFH